Within the Miscanthus floridulus cultivar M001 chromosome 2, ASM1932011v1, whole genome shotgun sequence genome, the region tgaggcatctccacacctcgattaggataccatccggtcccatcgccttacctcctttcatccttttcaacgcctctctgacctcagattcttggattctccgcacaaagcgcctattggtgtcatcaaaagagtcatccaactgaaaggttgtgtccatattctcaccattgaacaatttgtcaaaatactcttgccatcgatgtcagatctcatcctccttcaccaagagatgctccctttcatccttaatgcacttaacttggttgaagtcccttgtctttctctcacgaaccctagccatcctccttcaccaagagatgtttTAAGGATTAGTAGTTCTTCAAAATTCGTTTTTGAAAAGAATGGATTGGGCCTTGTACACATGCAAGAAAAGGTAATAAAAAAGGAAGGAGATGTGTTCTTTCTTTTCACTTAGGTGCTTTGCGAGATGAAAATCTCGTGCACACAGTTTTGCATGAGAAAGATCGAGGAAACTGGAAACCTCTTTGACTAAGACTCTTCCTCTgttgaacttttttttttctgtcaGAAGAAAAACGGTAGGAGCTCTGCCTCTCTATTTAGGTAGAAAAGGAAATTCAAGTTACATGGCCTATTTCTAGGCCCGAAAGATCTCGCGATGAGGTTACAACATAAAAGAAGGGTCCGGGGCACATGGAGGAGAGAAGCAAGAGCACTACAGAACTCTCTTGCGTCTCACTAGGAAACCTGCTTTTGGATTTTTATTGAAAATGAATCCCAACACTTCAGTAGCGTTCTATACGAAATTTTGCCGCCTAGACACAAGTGTGAAAATCTTGGTCGCTAGGCAAGAATGGAAAGAAGTTTACCTTATTTCTTTTTGGTGGGGGGATGACAGTCTGAGGAAGCATAGCCTTGCAAATCTGTGTCCCTGCTAGACTGGGGTGGTCCTGCCTATAGATGGAAATTATAGACGGTCCTTTATCTGtcagtacaacaacaacaacaacaacaaagcctttaagtcccaaacaagtccTTTATCTGTCAGTAACTGTAACCTATAAGCTAGCTATATGGAAGGTTTGAATCGCGCACAACTCAATAATCAAGGGGACAAAAAGTATTACCCGTGCTAAATTCAAGGCTTAAACTGAACATAATCCAAAAGTTGGGGGTGTCAAATGTGTACTTTCCCCTTTATTTTGCTGCTGATATTATTGTTGAATAATCCAGATGTGTACATGGTTTTATAACTTTTATAATAGTACTTTCTACAACTGTTATAATTGTAGGTCTCGAGGTTGCAAGAACAGCTACAAGCTGAGAGGGATCTGCGAGCTGCATTGGAGGTTGGCTTGAGCATGTCTTCTGGACAGTTTTCAAGTGCTCGCTCGATGGATGTGAAGGTACCTTACTACCTTCTACCATACCTACACTTACTGGCTTTGTTTTATTGAGTCTCATTTTCTTCCCTGTGTACGTTAGACAAGGGCAGAGCTTGAGGAGATTGCTCTCGCTGAAGCTGATGTTGCAAGGTTAAAACAGAAGGTTGCAGAGCTTCACCTCCAACTCAATCAACAACATAAACACCAGTCTGGCTCTGTAGTGGATGCAAATGATCGTCATCACCGCCTTCCTGGTCACTTCTCACAGCAGTAAGATACAAATTCTTTCCTTTGGGATGTTTCTAGATCTTTGGTGATGTTGGAATTTGGTTTCTTGCAACTGTCTGAATCCAAGGGCATTTGTCTGTAGTTCTAAGCCATTCAAGGGAATTCATTTCTTAAATATCAGAGAATCATGCTAAACTTGGTTGTAAGTTGTATTGTAGATTCTACTGTATGCACTATGTCACTGGATTAGATTATTCTTGCATTTGCAATTAGCAGGTCAATGCTTCTAGACATGTGATGTGTATCCCATGTTCCCCAGATTTTGACATGATACTTTTGATCTACCAGAAACTTTGTTCAACAAGGATTTGATATGAACCTTGCTTTCTGCAATCAAGAGAAGCAGAGAAATGAGGTATGTTATGAAATTCTTTTTTACACAATATTCGTATTTAAGCTGAAACCTGTTGAAATTCCAATTCCTAGAGCTTGACTTGTTAGCATGCATGATTCAGTTCTCTTTTGAAATGCTATGTTGATTACAAACTTTCAGTTTTGCAATATAATGGTACTCTTATTGTTCATGGCTGGTATAATTAGAAAATTAAAACCTGTTCAGCTGGTAAGCAAAAATTAAGTGATAGAAAATGAATACCTGAGTGTCATGCCTTGATTACTGACTAAAGCTGTTAGTGACCAAATTACACAGTGAAGGAGAATATAATTGGTGGAGATTGTGTTATATTGCATTGGGCCTCGtgggctgattatatagagtACATAGGACTAACACCTCACGTGGTTAGACAATATGGTACTATTCCTAGTTACTCTAACATCCCCCGCAGTCACAGCGGGAGCGCCGCAAACGGTGAGACTGGAGAAGAAGCTGAAGCTAACATCCCCTGTAGTCATAACAGTCGATGCGGCGCATATGATGTGGCTGGAGAAGAAGCTGATGAGTCCTCATGCAAGGCGGTAGCCCTTTGTGCCGATGTCGAGGTAGCCGAGCGTGAGGGCGCAATAGCCGTGGTCGAAGAAGCCGTGCTGAAGATGGCCGAGGTCGACGTAGTTGTGGTCGGATTGCATGTCGATGGAGCTACAGGCGCGCGAGGGGCGCCATGATGATGACGGAGACGCGTCGAGGCAGTCGTCGTGGAAGGGGGCGATGCCGAAGTCAACGCAGTCAAGGCCGTCGTAGACGTAGAAGAAAGGCGACGACGCAATCGAGGCAGACGGGGtaggaacgggagggtcgatgccGAAGTCGATGCAGTCAAGCCACCTGTGCGCCGAGGCGTGGGCTGGGTTTGCCAGTCCCAGCAACGCATCGGGGACGAAAGCACGCGTCGGTGTTGCCAATACCGGGCATACAAGGTAGAGGGCCCCAACCACGGTGATGCTGTCGACGTGGTTGTGTAGGACGAAGAAGAAGCAGTGCGAGAGTGCGAGAGCAGACGCATCGGCGAGCAGGGCTCAACGACGATGCGAGGGGTGCGACCGGCGAGCATGGCTCAGCGACGGCGCGGGTAGCGGCAGCTCGATGACGAAGACCCAACCCAATCAGCAGGACGAAGACCTTGTGCAGACGGATGGCGCAGCAAAGAGTGCGCAGTACAGTCGTCGATGCACAGGGGACGGTGATGTAGATGCAACGGCGAAGCGGACACACGGGCGGCGGTGCTGCAGCCCGACGAGGCGACACGGCAGCAAGCCAGTAACCCTGTTGCTCGGAGAAGATGTGCATAGTACTCGGCAATGGACGTCACTGAAGCCAGGTGGATCGCGCATAATCGGTTGTACGGACCGAGTACGCGCGAGGTGGAGCGACGATGGAAGAAGCCGGCGGAGGCGTCCCGATCTGTGGTAGTGATGACGAACCGACGATGTAGACATGCAGACTGAATGACCGAGAAGCGACGCGGGAAGGCATCCCCTCGGCATCGCCTTCCCCATCCAGTCCTCACAGTCGAAAATGTAGATGTCATTGTAGTCGATGCCGATGCCGGAGTTGGTATGCGCGAGGTCGACCGGTGATGGGCGACTCAATCCCGACCAGTGATCGGGCAAACCAAAAAGATACAACAGCAACGGATCAGGTGTACCCCGGTAACAGTGCACCTCAGCGCGGCTCGTCCCGGCTCGTGGCACGAGCTGCCGGAGTCGGACGGGGCGGGGCGCACGGCGGGTCGCGGTCACGCGAGGTCGCACGAGGATGACGCAGATTGGCCGGCCGCCACCATGGCGGCGCGGTGTTGGGGTCGATCTGCCCGGGCCACCACCACGGCGGCGCGGGATGGGGCGACGCCCAGCATCCTCCACGGCGAGCGCGGAGAGGGCGGCGCGCGCCGCGAGAAGACCCGATCTGCCGCTTGACGACGACGAAGAGGGCGCGGGATCAATAGGATCCGGCGCCTAAAGAGGTGGCGCTGCCCCCGGCGGAGATCGATTACTCCCTGGGGGCGTGCGgtgcggaagcagcggcggctagggttaggatctAAACCTAGGCGAATGATACCATGAAGGAGAATATAATTGGTGGAGATTGTGTTATATTGCATTTCGtgggctgattatatagagtACATAGGACTAACACCTCACGTGGTTAGACAATATGGTACTATTCCTAGTTACTCTAACACACAGAAGCAGCAGTTGGAGTTTCATGCTTATAATTTCAAAATTAACTTCTGCAGGTCTGCAGTGTTCTGGTAAAATGGACCGACCTTTAGTCAAGAGGTTTAATATTTACTGCAAAATTTCCATGTGCTAAAGTTGAGTTTGTCATAGTAAAAAAATGGAgaaaatttttggagctttatCTCGGTGTTCATAACACGTTAGTCTAcataaagggcagacccagtgccggaggctcccacatgagtggggtctggggaagggaaaaaccgaggcaagcctcccccccgcaaaatctgcggagaggctgcttcgaacccatgacctggtgactcagtgagacagctctcaccactgcaccaggcctgcccttcaacACGTTAGTCTACATGTCCTTCCATTATCAACTACATTGGAATTTTTATACACTAAAATGACTGGTTATGTGTGGCATTCCCATTTAAATCTGATGAAAAGTTGGTGGATTCTATACTGCATCAAGCAATACTTACATTGAATATTGTCTGCAGGAGAGTTCGGTGGAGTCGTCACAATGGAGAAACATCAAGCAGCATGTGCTACCTTATGGTTCTTCGAGGCCACTCACACGAAAGCTTTCATTTGATGCCTCCTCAAGCGAATCAAGAGGCACAGAAGCCTCAACAAGTATGTCAACAGAGAACACCTCTGTGTCCATCAATGTCCCAAAGTTAGCAGAGGTAAGCGAGACTCGCTGTGCTTTGTTGTTAAATATGCTGCTGTAGCTTCTAAGATGATTTATATTTTTGTATGTTAGGGCATTGAATTTGGGAGGCAACCAATGGTCACATCCTCCACTTTGGTAGAACTAACAACTAGACTAGATTTCTTCAAGGAGCGAAGGTCGCAACTGATGGAACAACTTCATAGTCTTGATTTAGGACGTGGATCTGCTCCTCAGGGTTTTCCATACAAGCCACCATCTCCTTGGAACCACCCAAGGTAGGATGACCATTCAATTTCATGATTGTAAATTCTTCAGTAGGGTTCTTTTCTCCCCGCCTGACAATTGTAGAAAACTGCATATGCGAGTGtaaagcggtagagtcttaccgcctgtgaccggaaggtcccgggttcgagtcgcggtctcctcgcattgcataggcgagggtaaggcttgccattgacacccttctccagaccccgcacagagcgggagctctctgcactgggtacgccctttttttttgcATATGCGAGTGTAAATGTATTTTGTTCTTCAATATGTTTTTGCTTTTGTGTCGCGCGAGAATAGCTCAAGTGGGATGTGTGACATAGTCTTTTGTATGTAATGTTGTCATGGAGGTGCCTTTTAGACAAGTTTTTCCAGTGTTGTGGCGGTGTATATGTATTTTGTGCGTCTTTTCATAGAAATTGGATAGGTTGACTACTTGTATGGCCGTTTGATTCATGCCTAGTGCAAAGGATGAGGAAAACTGGGATCAAATGAGAACCCAGCATGAGTTTATAAATAATTCGAGGTAGGCTTGAGGCTGTGTTTTATCCTTGCAAATTAGTGCCCATCGCTTGTGGCTTGATTCAGTTCTGTGTCGCTTGTCTCCCAGGCTTTCCAGCCAATTTCTATGCAGTTCATATTCTTCTGAATAGGAAAAGAATGTGTCCAGTTATTAATAGAAATTTTAGAACAAGACTGTCCGAAATGTTCGTTTCAATCTTCACACTGCCCCTGTCTGCCTGCGCAATCCCTCAGGCCTTGTTCGTTTCACCTGGAATGATCACCTGGAAAAATTCTTGGCTGGAATGTTAGCTAAATTTATATAAACTTCATCAGTTGGATCAATTCCTGGGTTGATTCTACTGTAACCGAGCGGGCCCTTACCGAGATCTTAGTAGGTCACTTGTCAACCATCCGTGATGGGGGCGCATGGAGGAGCTAATGGATCCAGGGTCCATCCAATTTATTCCCCTCCGCCACACTGAACGTTTGACTCGCGGACTGGAGTGTAGTTGGAGCTGGTAGTTGAAAATAGAAAACGTTGACTTGGAGCTAATCTGGATGGACTTACAATTGAACTGATCTGAGATAGTAGCCGAAACAATTGAAATCATCCAACCCAAGACAATTCCATCAGAGAATATATTCAATGCACACTACTAGCAGTCTAGCACTACCAGATAATAAGAACTGTGACCTGTTGCCTCGTAAAAAGATTTACATCCCTGAACTGTCATTACAAATTTCTCTGTAGGTTGTCAGCTTCTACACTAATATTAGCGATTTCTATATGCATGTATACTTTTTCTTAGGCATAGCTTGCCATCGCCGCGCTATGCCACACCACACGGTGCAGTGTGACATAGCAGCTGTAGAAATGCAGCTTCGCGAGAGCAGTTTGCCAAATGACTATTTTATGAAAATACTGTTGAACCTGCTTATTGAAACGCACCGACATCTCGAATTGGAGCCTTATTTCTCTACATGAGTGCCAGCTGAATCCCTCATCAGAGTCCGCAGGCAGGGGCTTCATCGATCTgacgacttcttctgaagcttctGTCGTGCGCTGCAGTCTGTGTGGAAGTAGCAAAGCTCTGCTTGCAATGCAACGCGATGCGAGCAGTGCCATGGATGTCTCTACATTTCAACTCTGGTTATCTGTGTCAGCGGCAGCGGTAGCTCCCACTCCCAAGCTCCCATTTGTCTTCACAAatcgaacttgtcttcttggAACGCTTTGAATACGAAATCTCTGAAGCGTCTCGAGTACTGCTTTGGATCGACTGCCGAAATGGATGTTGGGTCATATTGGAAAGACTTGTAGGCATGCTCAAGCTTTTTACTGATATCGTAATCTTGGAGTATGTCTATGATCCCAAAATATAGTATGACATCGTAGAACTCCCCGGTAGGCTCTCCCATAATCTGCACTTCACAGTCACTCTTTCTTATTGTCCGTTCAGCTCGTGTCGGCATGTTTGACCCAAGTTTTATCTTGGCTAACCTGTCCAAAAAGAGCTTTTGTTACATTAACATTAGAAAgcattaattcatccaaaatttgcAACTAGAGCCAGCACAGATGAAGGGAATGACAAAAAAATTGTTGGATTCCATGTTTTGACATACGGTTGGGATCTGTCAGAAAAATTTCAGCAAATTATATGGTATAATTTGTCCCCTCCCCCCTCATCCCTGATCTAGCAAGCTGCAAGCGTTTTGATTGGTATCCTGTTTTACCAAAACGAAGCATATTGAGTGTCCCGTTTTACCTGTTTGGATCCGTATCTCCTCTAGACAAGTGAGGCGACGATCCTCTGCTGCTGTCACTATCAAATGAACCTTCAAGTAATGCGGTAATGCACCTTGTTAGGTACATGATAACCatgtaaaaaatattaaaatagtTTTCATTTCAACCAACCTCCGGTCAATAGCCTATCCCTAGTATCCCTAAAATGTACACCAACCAGAAGACTATAATCCATGATATTTTCCTGCTCCAGAAACTCGCAGTCCCTGTCGACTTGTCTGCTTCAACAGATTTAACCTTTACGTTAATATGTATAAATTTTTAATGGTTTCTTATCAGCTCTAGCATCACTCACCTTTGGAACTCTTGGTACCAATGTTTTTGCAATCGAAATATAAAGTTGAGATCAAGATCCTTCAGAGTAGTGTACTCATCAATCTCTGTCTGTGGCTTATCAGTTGTACGTCCAAGGGATGAACCTTTCAGGTCAAATCGCCTATGAATAGAGTAATCGGAGCAGAATAGATTTCCCATTATGACAAAACGAACCTGGTTGATAGTACAGACAGAAAAGAGACAATCAGGATTCGGCCAACTAGTTTCCATGATATCGTAATCATCACAGCTAACTAGTTATACCATGATAAATAGATATATACTCGTTTCTGACCTTCTTTTGGTTAGCTCCAGCTAATTTGACACAGTGAAGACCAAAAAACTTTGTGACGAGAGTGTTCTCAAATGATCTGACATGATTATAATAAGCTCGAAGCATCTTCAGAAATATCTATATGATATTATGATAACAAATGTTCAGTTGATTAACAACAAAGCCGCTGATGACCTATGGACTATGGAGTCAAGGAAGTACTTAGGACAAGAAAACACACAAACCTTCACTTCAGATTTCTTCATCGTCTTTATCATGTACTGGTCATTGCTTGTGAGATAAAAGAAGCTTCCACTCTTACCAGGAGATGAGAGCTCTCGGAGAGCCTGGTCTCCACAAAGAGAGAGCATATAGTCTGCGGCATCAACCTTGAACAACTTGCGCAATGTCCTACGATTCAGTTCAGAACAAATTAAGTTAAACTGCCAATGAACATGCATGACACGATAGTCAAAGTGTAACATATATATTATGGATGGGAGTGATAACCTACCGGAATACTTGCGGGCAGTAATCCTTCCATTTGAAATCACACGAACTGTGTGGAGGGGTGTATTTTGAGCCTTCCGGAGGGAACCTTGTCCATACTTTCTCCTTCGGGTCAAAAGCTGATGACTTAAGATCAAGCGTAATTGGACCTTGCTTTCCTACTGCGTGCCTGTCATGCAGACAAGATGAGTGGGGCATAAAcatatttatattcatatattcatgtATTAAAAGGCTTATGGCATTCTTAATTTCAGGAGTACAATTGCATCTGTACATGATAAATAAACTACTTATGGCAAAAACTCTTCATGCCAGAAGATTTTGAAATGCTGACTACTATCCAGCGAAAAATTAAGCTGTTGAAAACTACAATGCAGAAAAGCCAATCCTGTGTAAATCTGTTAAACTCTTTAGGTTCCCATACAATCTGCCAAACTCTTATGTCCCTGGCCTTTCTCCATACAATCTGCAAAGCTCTTATGTCTCCTTATGCTTTCAACTTCCCCTGTGCAATCTGTTAAACTCTTATGCTTTCAACTTTATATGATAGAAAAATGAGGGGTGCCTCGCATTGTAAAAGTGACTTGCCAAGCTTGGGCGTGCAACCAAAGATCATGTGCCAAGCGTAGAAATACTTGTCTGCATTCATTTCTGCCGATTAATTGCAGTCTAAAGGCACACGGTGTTTGCATAATACTACCAGCCATGCCCTTCGAATGCAATAGCAGGGGTAGACCTTTCTATGTCATCATTTCCAGGACATTAGCCACCGTTATTATAAAGCTCAATCGTAGCAAAAACATGTTCGTTAAAAAAACATTGAAAAACATCGCATTAGACTAGGTGATCGTCTTGAAATCTCATGTTAAAAAAAAAAACCTCATAGCATGGCTGGAGGGGAGAAAACAAACCATTCATCAATTCATCGCTTGGCATTGTTCAAGAACAGCTCCTGCTGTGTTCAGCAATCATAGGTTCTCATTAAAAAGGAAAAATCTTGCAGCTTTTACATATAGGACCACGATGATCTAATCTCCAATGACGATAAGAACGAATCCCAACCAAATACTAAAAATCAACAGATTTATGACAATGGCATAATATGAGAGAATAAATGCCCAATGATTTAAGCACACATTGCATCAACAGAGGTCATCAATTACCGGATAAATGTGGTGAACCAAGCGTTTTTTGCTTTGGAAGGGATCATCAGCCAGAACCACAACCACAACCATTTGAGATGAAGAAATGAGACACACGGCCGGGTAAGGTCGGCACCTACCTGATGCCGAGCTGCAGGTTGAGCATGAGCTCGTAGTTCTTGTGGCCCTTGGCTATAGTCTCGCCCTGCCGCCGCGGCCCGCGCGACCTACCGCCGGCGTAGGGCCCCGtcgccggcgacggcggcggcagccCCCTCCCATCGCCGGCGTCCTCCACCCTCACCGTCGCGGCGCGCCCcctcgtcgtcgtcttcgtccTCCAAAAGCGTCGCTCTCGTACCTCCTCTCGGCAATGCCGCACGTGTTGTCCCCATCCAGAGACCCGCGCCCCCCGCAAATCCTTTCAAAGTTTCTCTCTCCTCCCCACGCCCCCCGGAAGTTTTGCTCCGCCACGACGCCGAGCTCGCGCGCCCGCTCGCTGCCCGCCCCGCCGAGCTGTGTGCTCTCCCGGGTTCGTCTCCCCCACCACGTGC harbors:
- the LOC136531028 gene encoding phosphatidylinositol 4-phosphate 5-kinase 4-like isoform X1; its protein translation is MLNLQLGIRHAVGKQGPITLDLKSSAFDPKEKVWTRFPPEGSKYTPPHSSCDFKWKDYCPQVFRTLRKLFKVDAADYMLSLCGDQALRELSSPGKSGSFFYLTSNDQYMIKTMKKSEVKIFLKMLRAYYNHVRSFENTLVTKFFGLHCVKLAGANQKKVRFVIMGNLFCSDYSIHRRFDLKGSSLGRTTDKPQTEIDEYTTLKDLDLNFIFRLQKHWYQEFQSRQVDRDCEFLEQENIMDYSLLVGVHFRDTRDRLLTGGSFDSDSSRGSSPHLSRGDTDPNRLAKIKLGSNMPTRAERTIRKSDCEVQIMGEPTGEFYDVILYFGIIDILQDYDISKKLEHAYKSFQYDPTSISAVDPKQYSRRFRDFVFKAFQEDKFDL
- the LOC136531028 gene encoding phosphatidylinositol 4-phosphate 5-kinase 4-like isoform X2; its protein translation is MLNLQLGIRHAVGKQGPITLDLKSSAFDPKEKVWTRFPPEGSKYTPPHSSCDFKWKDYCPQVFRTLRKLFKVDAADYMLSLCGDQALRELSSPGKSGSFFYLTSNDQYMIKTMKKSEVKIFLKMLRAYYNHVRSFENTLVTKFFGLHCVKLAGANQKKVRFVIMGNLFCSDYSIHRRFDLKGSSLGRTTDKPQTEIDEYTTLKDLDLNFIFRLQKHWYQEFQRQVDRDCEFLEQENIMDYSLLVGVHFRDTRDRLLTGGSFDSDSSRGSSPHLSRGDTDPNRLAKIKLGSNMPTRAERTIRKSDCEVQIMGEPTGEFYDVILYFGIIDILQDYDISKKLEHAYKSFQYDPTSISAVDPKQYSRRFRDFVFKAFQEDKFDL